A single genomic interval of Oryza sativa Japonica Group chromosome 7, ASM3414082v1 harbors:
- the LOC107278657 gene encoding uncharacterized LOC107278657 — protein MASQPLRLVRPSPLAGRHAAACKCSAAIPLVFGRQRLPLLVAFPRGSGSGSGSGASCSAVQESSSAAAATTVSEKKDAADAKKEATAEAKPAAKPAAKPKKPPVKPLPEMMQEEIIPPLKAALEAEDDVSQVELSFEDNRLEGSFIKDEVPYYFWAFFPNGDLTGPKGFALSSYSTEVSTIEPFLIDEKRANAKYVVFWVYKRLAGQGILPVWKEEEGEGEGEGESSA, from the exons ATGGCGTCCCAGCCACTACGCCTCGTGAGGCCGAGCCCGCTcgccggccggcacgcggcggcgtgCAAGTGCTCCGCCGCCATCCCGCTCGTCttcgggcggcagcggctgccgctcctcgtcgccttccctcgcggctccggctccggctccggttCCGGCGCCTCCTGCTCCGCCGTGCAGGagtcgtcgtccgccgccgccgccacgactg TCAGTGAGAAGAAGGATGCGGCCGATGCCAAGAAGGAAGCCACCGCGGAGGCGAAGCCCGCAGCGAAGCCGGCCGCGAAGCCGAAGAAGCCTCCGGTGAAGCCGCTGCCGGAGATGATGCAGGAGGAGATCATCCCCCCGCTGAAGGCAGCTCTGGAGGCTGAGGACGACGTGTCCCAAGTGGAGCTCTCCTTCGAAGATAATAGG TTGGAGGGTTCCTTCATAAAGGATGAAGTGCCTTATTACTTCTGGGCCTTCTTTCCAAATGGAGACCTCACAG GACCGAAGGGCTTCGCGCTGTCATCGTATAGCACAGAAGTGAGCACCATCGAGCCGTTCCTGATCGACGAGAAGAGAGCAAACGCCAAGTATGTGGTGTTCTGGGTTTACAAGAGGCTGGCTGGCCAAGGGATCCTCCCTGTCTGGAAGGAAGAGGAGGGTGAgggtgagggggagggggagtctTCAGCGTAG
- the LOC4343865 gene encoding uncharacterized LOC4343865: protein MLAYLLHAPAAAAAVVPSPLSLRSPPKTPFLPTSPIRVPTPRRRPAAFSSAAAAVVPIAASLLEGPVLVWAGRLCLYYALLHIGLAGSPRNPFLAHEIGDDGAGDSDLGFSKWADKLRGGAPGENEAQDKRKLVSKWKPTTKGTLKRTYRVRSVEEGRRILKEIALVLSEDDHFVDASSHKGCQIRRESAHGESVCCYNVRALFDELPTPHLVLEITAFPAGPLTDNDYRKAERLEMVLRMSASI, encoded by the exons atgctcgcCTACCTCCTccacgcccccgccgccgccgccgccgtggtgcccAGCCCGCTCTccctccgctcgccgccgaAGACGCCCTTCCTCCCGACGTCCCCCATCCGCGTGCCCACGCCGAGGCGGCGCCCCGCCGcgttctcctccgccgccgccgcggtggtgcCCATCGCGGCGTCGCTGCTCGAGGGCCCCGTGCTGGTCTGGGCCGGGAGGCTCTGCCTCTACTACGCGCTCCTCCACATCGGCCTCGCCGGCTCCCCGCGCAACCCCTTCCTCGCCCACG AGATTGGCGATGATGGCGCCGGGGACAGCGACCTAGGGTTCTCGAAGTGGGCGGACAagctgcgcggcggcgcgccag GAGAAAACGAAGCCCAGGATAAGAGGAAGCTAGTTAGCAAATGGAAACCAACAACTAAAGGCACGCTGAAGAGGACTTACCGAGTTCGTTCAGTAGAAGAAGGTCGGCGGATTCTTAAAGAAATTGCTTTGGTTCTCTCCGAAGATGACCACTTTGTGGACGCCTCCAGTCACAAG GGTTGTCAAATAAGGAGGGAAAGTGCGCACGGCGAGAGTGTGTGCTGCTATAATGTGAGAGCTCTGTTCGATGAGCTTCCTACCCCTCACCTAGTTCTGGAGATTACAGCTTTCCCTGCTGGACCTCTCACTGATAATGACTACCGCAAGGCCGAGAGGCTCGAAATGGTGCTGAGGATGAGTGCTTCCATTTAA
- the LOC4343866 gene encoding nuclear transcription factor Y subunit A-7 — MLMLLRQMEDHRAHTTPNYDFFSGDYQMKQLGHKMYDQDSPSSDSGQSHQEESAMNDSSPNERHTSTQSDNDDGHQMPDQDKTKSVSSLGNPGALPPKLNYSQSFACIPYTADAYYGGVLTGYSSHAIVHPQQNGTANSRVPLPVEPAAEEPIFVNAKQYHAILRRRQIRAKLEAQNKLVKGRKPYLHESRHRHAMKRARGSGGRFLNTKQLEEQKQQQEEEAASGGASSGNRTCLQNGTGSAPSASSPSEIASVSTSREFLGNHEQSHFPSAGFLPTMSFRAQNGGDGKLVANAIHQRVSMMR, encoded by the exons ATGCTAATGCTTTTGCGACAAATGGAAGATCATCGAGCCCATACTACGCCCAACTAT GATTTTTTCTCTGGAGATTATCAGATGAAGCAGTTAGGTCATAAGATGTATGATCAAGATTCCCCGTCAAGCGATTCTGGACAGTCACACCAAGAAGAATCTGCCATGAATGATAGCAGTCCAAATGAGCGACATACCTCAACACAATCTG ACAATGATGATGGTCATCAGATGCCAGATCAGGACAAAACAAAGTCAGTATCATCGTTGGGGAATCCAGGAGCTTTGCCTCCAAAGCTCAACTATAGCCAATCCTTT GCTTGTATTCCTTATACAGCTGATGCATACTATGGTGGGGTCTTGACTGGATATTCTTCACATGCAATT GTTCATCCCCAGCAAAATGGTACAGCTAACTCCCGGGTGCCGTTGCCTGTTGAGCCTGCAGCAGAAGAGCCAATATTTGTAAACGCAAAGCAGTACCATGCAATTCTTAGGAGGAGACAGATACGAGCTAAATTGGAGGCCCAAAATAAGTTGGTGAAAGGTCGGAAG CCATACCTCCATGAATCTCGGCATCGCCATGCCATGAAGCGAGCTCGTGGATCTGGAGGGCGCTTCCTCAACACAAAGCAGCTCGAGGAGCAGAAGCAgcaacaggaggaggaggccgcatCCGGTGGCGCGAGCTCTGGCAATAGGACATGCCTTCAGAATGGCACCGGTAGCGCGCCTTCAGCTTCCTCTCCCTCTGAAATCGCGAGCGTCTCAACCAGCAGAGAATTCCTTGGTAACCATGAGCAGAGCCACTTCCCCTCAGCTGGCTTCCTTCCCACAATGAGCTTCAGAGCGCAGAATGGCGGAGATGGGAAGCTGGTCGCGAACGCCATTCACCAGCGCGTTTCCATGATGAGGTGA
- the LOC4343867 gene encoding alpha/beta hydrolase domain-containing protein WAV2 — MVGWLKALCYGAGGMAVVGLAALVALQERLVYVPVLPGIARAYPITPDRLRLIYEDVWLRAADGVRLHSWFIRHSPTCRGPTILFFQENAGNIAHRLDFVRLMMQRLQCNVFMLSYRGYGESDGYPSQKGIINDAQAALDHLVQRKDIDTSRIVVFGRSLGGAVGAVLAKNNPGKVSALILENTFTSILDMAGIMLPFLRWFIGGSSSKGPKLLNCVVRSPWSTLDIIAEVKQPIIFLSGLQDELVPPSHMRLLYEKAFEHNKNCRFVDFPNGMHMDTWNSGGDRYWRTIQLFLDQYAPEVQSCNTSCKSEIANDDEAEE, encoded by the exons atGGTGGGCTGGCTGAAGGCGCTGTGCTACGGCGCGGGGGGCATGGCGGTGGTGGGGCTCGCGGCGCTCGTGGCGCTGCAGGAGCGCCTCGTCTACGTGCCCGTGCTCCCGGGGATCGCGCGGGCGTACCCCATCACCCccgaccgcctccgcctcaTCTACGAGGACGTCTggctccgcgccgccgacggcgtccGCCTCCACTCCTGGTTCATCCGCCACTCCCCCACCTGCCGAG GTCCAACTATTCTGTTCTTCCAAGAAAATGCTGGCA ATATTGCACATCGTTTGGACTTTGTTCGACTAATGATGCAACGACTACAGTGCAATGTATTTATGCTTTCTTACAGAGG GTATGGTGAGAGTGATGGTTATCCTTCTCAGAAGGGCATCATAAATGATGCACAG GCTGCACTTGATCATCTAGTTCAGAGGAAGGATATTGACACATCCAGGATAGTTGTTTTTGGGAGATCGTTAGGAGGTGCTGTTGGAGCAGTGCTTGCGAAAAACAATCCTGGCAAG GTGTCAGCTCTAATACTGGAAAACACCTTTACATCTATATTGGATATGGCTGGTATCATGCTACCCTTCTTACGATGGTTCATAGGTGGCAGTTCTTCAAAAGGTCCAAAACTTCTGAACTGTGTTGTTCGCTCCCCATGGAGTACACTTGATATCATTGCAGAG GTCAAACAACCCATTATTTTCCTTTCTGGATTACAAGATGAATTAGTTCCCCCTTCACACATGAGGTTACTATATGAAAAAGCTTTTGAGCATAATAAGAATTGTAGATTTGTTGATTTTCCCAATGGCATGCATATGGATACCTGGAATTCTGGAGGAGACCGTTACTGGAGGACAATCCAACTGTTTCTGGACCAATATGCTCCAGAAGTACAGAGTTGTAATACCAGCTGCAAAAGTGAAATTGCTAATGATG ATGAAGCTGAAGAGTGA
- the LOC4343868 gene encoding PHD finger protein ALFIN-LIKE 9: MDAQYNPRTVEEVFRDFKGRRAGLVRALTADVEDFFRQCDPEKENLCLYGFPNEHWEVNLPAEEVPPELPEPALGINFARDGMQEKDWLSMVAVHSDAWLLSVAFYFGARFGFDKNDRKRLFGMINDLPTIFEVVSGKSKAKPPSANNHSNSKSKSSNKTKSSEPRAKQPKPQPQPPVKNEGREEEGGPDDEEGGGGGGGGGREEEHGETLCGACGESYGADEFWICCDICEKWFHGKCVKITPAKAEHIKQYKCPSCSGGNGGGGGVSGNGKRARPS, encoded by the exons atggacgcGCAGTACAACCCGCGAACGGTGGAGGAGGTCTTCCGCGACTTCAagggccgccgcgccggcctcgtcCGCGCGCTCACCGCAg ATGTGGAGGATTTCTTCCGGCAATGCGACCCGG AAAAGGAAAACTTGTGCCTTTATGGGTTTCCCAATGAGCATTGGGAAGTAAATTTGCCCGCAGAAGAGGTGCCACCTGAGCTCCCAGAGCCAGCATTGGGCATTAACTTTGCACGAGATGGGATGCAGGAAAAAGATTGGCTGTCCATGGTTGCAGTGCACAGTGATGCATGGTTACTTTCTGTTGCATTTTACTTTGGTGCTCGGTTCGGATTTGATAAAAATGACAG GAAGCGCCTGTTTGGTATGATTAATGATCTTCCCACGATTTTTGAAGTTGTTAGTGGGAAGAGTAAAGCCAAGCCACCGAGTGCTAATAACCACAGCAATAGTAAATCAAAATCCAGCAATAAAACG AAGTCTTCTGAGCCTCGGGCGAAGCAGCCAAAGCCGCAGCCCCAGCCCCCAGTGAAGAACGAAGGCCGCGAGGAGGAAGGCGGCCCGGACGacgaggaaggcggcggtggcggcggaggaggcggtagGGAGGAGGAGCACGGGGAGACGCTGTGCGGCGCGTGCGGGGAGAGCTACGGCGCCGACGAGTTCTGGATCTGCTGCGACATCTGCGAGAAGTGGTTCCACGGCAAGTGCGTCAAGATCACCCCGGCCAAGGCGGAGCACATCAAGCAGTACAAGTGCCCCTCCtgcagcggcggcaacggcggtggcggcggcgtcagcggcaACGGCAAGCGTGCGCGCCCGTCCTAA
- the LOC4343869 gene encoding 40S ribosomal protein S3-1 has protein sequence MATHTQISKKRKFVADGVFFAELNEMLTRELAEDGYSGVEVRVTPMRTEIIIRATRTQNVLGEKGRRIRELTSVVQKRFNFPENGVELYAEKVNNRGLCAIAQAESLRYKLLGGLAVRRACYGVLRFVMESGAKGCEVIVSGKLRAQRAKSMKFKDGYMISSGYPVNLYIDSAVRHVLLRQGVLGIKVKIMLDWDPKGKQGPMTPLPDLVTIHAPKDEDEFSKPLTAEIPVAA, from the exons ATGGCGACTCACACGCAGATCAGCAAGAAGCGCAAG TTCGTGGCGGATGGGGTGTTCTTCGCGGAGCTGAACGAGATGCTGACGCGCGAGCTCGCGGAGGACGGCTACTCCGGCGTCGAGGTCCGCGTCACCCCCATGCGCACCGAGATCATCATCCGCGCCACCCGCACCCAGAACGTCCTCG gcgagaaggggaggaggatcCGCGAGCTGACGTCCGTGGTGCAGAAGCGGTTCAACTTCCCGGAGAATGGCGTCGAGCTCTACGCCGAGAAGGTGAACAACCGCGGCCTCTGCGCCATCGCCCAGGCCGAGTCGCTCCGCTACAAGCTCCTCGGTGGCCTCGCCGTCAGAAG GGCGTGCTATGGTGTGCTCAGGTTTGTTATGGAGAGTGGTGCTAAGGGCTGTGAG GTTATTGTGAGTGGGAAGCTTAGGGCTCAGCGTGCTAAATCCATGAAGTTCAAGGACGGATACATGATTTCTTCTGGTTATCCTGTTAACTTGTATATTGACTCTGCTGTTAGACATGTTCTTCTGAGACAG GGTGTGCTGGGTATTAAGGTCAAGATTATGCTTGATTGGGATCCGAAGGGCAAGCAAGGACCAATGACTCCTTTACCGGATCTTGTTACCATCCATGCCCCTAAGGATGAGGATGAGTTTTCAAAGCCTCTTACAGCTGAGATCCCAGTTGCTGCTTAA